From Balneola vulgaris DSM 17893:
GCTTGGAAAAAATGGTATAATCAGCGTCATAAATTTTAAGGACAGCATTTCATGAGTGATAAGAAAAATAAAATCCTAGTTGTTGAAGATGAGCCTAGCTTAATTTTCACACTTCAGGATACCCTAGAAAGTGAAGGGTTTGAAGTTATAGTTAGTGAAGAAGGTGAAGGCGCTGTGGATCTTGTGAAAGAACACCGCCCAGACCTCATGATTCTCGACATCATGCTACCAGGTAAAAGCGGCTATGATATCTGTAAAGAGATCAGAGAGCTAAAGTTTACTTTCCCCATCATCATGTTAACCGCCAAAGACCAGGAAACAGACAAGGTAAAAGGTCTTGAATTAGGTGCGGATGACTATCTTACAAAGCCGTTTGGTGTGAAGGAACTACTAGCCCGAATTAAGGCTCGTTTACGACGTTCTGGTACTTATTCTAACACAGATGTAGTAGACATCTTGAAGTTAGGGGAAGTAAAAATTGATTTATCTGAAAACGAAGCATATCACCCAGGCGACAAAGTTGTTGAACTGACTGCTCGTGAAGTTGAGCTGATTCGATACTTACTTTCGAATGCCAACAGTCCTGTATCGCGTGATGAGCTCCTCGAAAAAGTATGGCGCTATGAATATAGCACGAATACGAGAACCGTTGATGTACACATTTCAAAGCTTCGTGCTAAAATTGAAGTACACCCCGACGATCCTCGCTATCTCATTACCCTGCATGGCGTTGGGTATATGCTCAAAACCAGCTAAGATTCTGTATTAGCTGCTACAAATTTGATAAACTCTGATACTTGCGACTCAAGTAAATTTTGCTTGAAATCATCCTTGAGTCCAGTATCAGGATCAAACTCTTTGCTCACCCTAGGTATAAAAACGCGTTCAGGAAATTGAAGCGCATTTCTATAGTTTGCTACCATCTGAAATTGCTCAACAGCTCGCAATGCACCGAAGGCTCCGGATGCTTCACCGATAAAAGCCATAGGCATTTTTTGAAAGGCTTCAGGAAAAGGCAGATAATCGATAAATAGTTTTAAAATCCCCGGAAAGCTTCCATTATATTCTGGAATAACAAACACTAAACCATCTGCATTAAGCACAGGTTCTCTAAAAGATTTAATGCGATCACTTTCCTTGCCGTACTTCCCGCCAACGGCATCCATTAAAGGGAAGTCTTCCAATG
This genomic window contains:
- a CDS encoding response regulator transcription factor, which encodes MSDKKNKILVVEDEPSLIFTLQDTLESEGFEVIVSEEGEGAVDLVKEHRPDLMILDIMLPGKSGYDICKEIRELKFTFPIIMLTAKDQETDKVKGLELGADDYLTKPFGVKELLARIKARLRRSGTYSNTDVVDILKLGEVKIDLSENEAYHPGDKVVELTAREVELIRYLLSNANSPVSRDELLEKVWRYEYSTNTRTVDVHISKLRAKIEVHPDDPRYLITLHGVGYMLKTS
- a CDS encoding NADPH-dependent FMN reductase — encoded protein: MNLKIISATDRPSSWALRISKYVSKLYTNEGVNAGVVSLEDFPLMDAVGGKYGKESDRIKSFREPVLNADGLVFVIPEYNGSFPGILKLFIDYLPFPEAFQKMPMAFIGEASGAFGALRAVEQFQMVANYRNALQFPERVFIPRVSKEFDPDTGLKDDFKQNLLESQVSEFIKFVAANTES